The Triplophysa rosa linkage group LG15, Trosa_1v2, whole genome shotgun sequence genome has a segment encoding these proteins:
- the tmem244 gene encoding transmembrane protein 244 isoform X1, with protein sequence MLLDYCCRCCGFTLIKRHGHLPVNTPLHDTWVNTCSALHAVLQNLSMCMLCFYSLYYIVVSLCIGILRVDEVDSLLAPFDYTTQPSWQSPKYLVSVISTEVTYTVGGLIFAWIVEDWVWDYAITVTLLHIGLTVAVMADFPSAEHWWIALGSGLLMMIFGGQLLAYRLFRNHFVHPADLQDF encoded by the exons ATGTTGTTGGACTACTGCTGTCGGTGTTGTGGGTTCACTCTGATCAAACGTCATGGCCATCTGCCGGTCAACACTCCACTCCATGACACCTGGGTAAACACCTGTAGTGCGCTTCAC gCTGTTCTTCAGAATCTCTCCATGTGTATGTTGTGCTTCTACTCTTTATATTATATCGTGGTCAGTCTGTGCATCGGCATTCTCAG GGTGGACGAGGTCGACAGTTTGTTAGCACCATTTGACTACACAACTCAACCATCATGGCAAAGCCCCAAATATTTAG TCAGTGTGATCTCGACAGAAGTGACATACACTGTTGGCGGTCTGATATTTGCCTGGATTGTGGAGGATTGGGTGTGGGATTACGCCATCACCGTCACTCTTCTACACATCGGACTGACAGTAGCCG TTATGGCTGACTTTCCATCAGCTGAACATTGGTGGATTGCTCTTG GCTCTGGTTTACTCATGATGATTTTTGGAGGACAGCTCTTGGCGTACAGACTCTTCAGAAATCATTTTGTTCATCCTGCAGATCTTCAGGATTTCTGA
- the tmem244 gene encoding transmembrane protein 244 isoform X2: protein MLLDYCCRCCGFTLIKRHGHLPVNTPLHDTWAVLQNLSMCMLCFYSLYYIVVSLCIGILRVDEVDSLLAPFDYTTQPSWQSPKYLVSVISTEVTYTVGGLIFAWIVEDWVWDYAITVTLLHIGLTVAVMADFPSAEHWWIALGSGLLMMIFGGQLLAYRLFRNHFVHPADLQDF, encoded by the exons ATGTTGTTGGACTACTGCTGTCGGTGTTGTGGGTTCACTCTGATCAAACGTCATGGCCATCTGCCGGTCAACACTCCACTCCATGACACCTGG gCTGTTCTTCAGAATCTCTCCATGTGTATGTTGTGCTTCTACTCTTTATATTATATCGTGGTCAGTCTGTGCATCGGCATTCTCAG GGTGGACGAGGTCGACAGTTTGTTAGCACCATTTGACTACACAACTCAACCATCATGGCAAAGCCCCAAATATTTAG TCAGTGTGATCTCGACAGAAGTGACATACACTGTTGGCGGTCTGATATTTGCCTGGATTGTGGAGGATTGGGTGTGGGATTACGCCATCACCGTCACTCTTCTACACATCGGACTGACAGTAGCCG TTATGGCTGACTTTCCATCAGCTGAACATTGGTGGATTGCTCTTG GCTCTGGTTTACTCATGATGATTTTTGGAGGACAGCTCTTGGCGTACAGACTCTTCAGAAATCATTTTGTTCATCCTGCAGATCTTCAGGATTTCTGA